One genomic region from Amycolatopsis sp. FBCC-B4732 encodes:
- a CDS encoding sugar O-acetyltransferase — MQLDDHAMKELMLAGEYHLANGELLSEEVRRAQVLLEEYNRSSVLEGERRREICEELFGEFGEGAYLRPPFYCNYGYQTKIGARSFANFGVIFLDVGQITIGEDVLLGSYSQLLAAGHTIEPESRRAKWGYGKPITIGDNVWLGAGSIVGPGVTIGENAVIGANSVVMKDIPANVVAVGAPARVIRTIEPGEDRPIDIAS; from the coding sequence ATGCAGCTTGATGACCACGCGATGAAGGAATTGATGCTGGCCGGCGAGTACCACCTCGCGAACGGGGAACTCCTGAGCGAGGAGGTCCGGCGCGCGCAGGTACTGCTGGAGGAGTACAACCGCAGTTCCGTGCTGGAAGGCGAACGGCGCCGCGAGATCTGCGAAGAGCTCTTCGGCGAATTCGGCGAGGGTGCCTACCTGCGCCCGCCGTTCTACTGCAACTACGGGTACCAGACCAAGATCGGGGCCCGCAGCTTCGCGAACTTCGGCGTCATCTTCCTCGACGTCGGGCAGATCACCATCGGCGAGGACGTCCTGCTCGGGTCGTACTCGCAGCTGCTGGCCGCCGGGCACACGATCGAGCCCGAGTCGCGCCGCGCGAAGTGGGGCTACGGCAAGCCCATCACCATCGGGGACAACGTCTGGCTGGGTGCCGGCAGCATCGTCGGCCCGGGTGTCACGATTGGCGAAAACGCCGTGATCGGCGCGAATTCCGTGGTGATGAAGGACATCCCGGCGAACGTCGTCGCCGTCGGTGCGCCGGCCCGCGTCATCCGGACCATCGAGCCGGGCGAAGACCGGCCCATCGACATCGCGAGCTGA
- a CDS encoding NAD(P)-dependent oxidoreductase: MILVTGGLGSIGSHTARGLLDQGESVVLTAHRSTELPEYLANEAEGRVVVEPLDTTDEQAFLDLGKRHEITGIVHLAASYFATPDPVEYLRVETLGLLNALKAASVWGVRRFSVASSIGVYVGVDDSAPWREDAALPVLPLPQILQFKKTAELFSIAAAAAGGFELVNLRIGTIWGPLSLPDSPFFALPRLLSSAVLGEDADLTPPRPDAYAEDATDLCYVKDCGRAIALLMTAKHLNHNTYNVSSGRLVPYAEIVDEINKAVPGANITLPPGRSPERPSPNYLDITRLREDTGFEPEYDSARTVQDYVAWLKTHER; the protein is encoded by the coding sequence ATGATACTCGTTACCGGCGGCCTGGGTTCCATCGGGTCGCACACCGCACGGGGTTTGCTCGACCAGGGCGAGTCCGTCGTGCTCACCGCGCACCGGTCGACCGAACTGCCGGAATACCTCGCGAACGAGGCCGAGGGCCGGGTCGTCGTCGAGCCGCTGGACACCACGGACGAGCAGGCGTTCCTCGACCTGGGCAAGCGCCACGAGATCACCGGCATCGTCCACCTCGCGGCGAGCTACTTCGCCACCCCCGACCCGGTCGAGTACCTCCGCGTCGAAACCCTCGGCCTCCTGAACGCCCTCAAGGCGGCGTCGGTCTGGGGCGTCCGCCGCTTCTCGGTCGCCAGCTCGATCGGCGTGTACGTCGGCGTCGACGACTCCGCCCCGTGGCGCGAGGACGCGGCCCTCCCGGTGCTGCCCCTGCCCCAGATCCTCCAGTTCAAGAAGACGGCAGAGCTGTTCTCGATCGCAGCCGCGGCCGCCGGCGGCTTCGAGCTGGTCAACCTGCGCATCGGCACGATCTGGGGTCCGCTGAGCCTGCCGGACTCGCCGTTCTTCGCCCTGCCCCGACTCCTCAGCTCGGCGGTACTGGGCGAGGACGCGGACCTGACCCCGCCCCGCCCGGACGCCTACGCCGAGGACGCAACGGACCTCTGCTACGTCAAGGACTGCGGCCGCGCGATCGCCCTGTTGATGACGGCGAAGCACCTGAACCACAACACGTACAACGTCTCGAGCGGCCGCCTGGTGCCTTACGCCGAGATCGTCGACGAGATCAACAAGGCGGTCCCGGGCGCGAACATCACCCTCCCCCCGGGCCGCAGCCCGGAGCGCCCCTCGCCGAACTACCTGGACATCACCCGCCTGCGCGAGGACACGGGCTTCGAGCCCGAGTACGACTCGGCGCGGACGGTGCAGGACTACGTCGCTTGGCTGAAGACGCACGAGCGGTAG
- a CDS encoding alpha-amylase family glycosyl hydrolase yields MADWLADAVLYQIYPQSFADSNGDGIGDLGGVESKLDYLAWLGVNTVWLNPCFASPMFDAGYDVADYYRVDPRYGSNDDLLKLVDSAGRHGIRVLLDLVPGHTSNEHPWFVHSANDPDDHRYIWAAERGPNFQPSPGSREGFYLPNYFPVQPALNFGYGRPNEAEPWRQPVDAEGPRENRQALRDIMDFWMGYGIAGFRVDMAPFLIKDDPGLVETSKLWRDVREWIDRAHPGTVLLSEWNDPKVAVPAGFDADFFMHYGESRAFRSLFHNRAVYDMTWEDPRPAYFDAAGQGSIDVFLAEWATTTASIGDRGHVILPTANHDWPRLVAGSRSARHARSALVFLLTWPTLPAIYYGDEIGTQYQPGLPDHEGSLLQVFEDGFNRAGSRTPMQWDAADPEVTYLPPNPSPTRPDVASQQADPDSNLNLVRELIALRKANPALGARGEVSIVRAGYPFVYRRGEFTVVVNPALRPATLTVPDPGELILGQGTSYDAAGLHVSGYGYGIYRAAAD; encoded by the coding sequence ATGGCTGACTGGTTGGCGGATGCGGTCCTATACCAGATCTATCCGCAGAGCTTCGCGGACTCGAACGGGGACGGGATCGGCGATCTCGGGGGCGTCGAGTCCAAATTGGACTACCTGGCGTGGCTGGGTGTCAACACGGTCTGGCTGAACCCGTGCTTCGCCTCCCCCATGTTCGACGCGGGGTACGACGTCGCGGACTACTACCGCGTCGACCCGCGGTACGGCAGCAACGACGACCTGCTCAAGCTGGTCGATTCGGCGGGCAGGCACGGGATCCGCGTACTGCTCGACCTCGTGCCGGGGCACACCTCCAACGAGCACCCGTGGTTCGTGCACTCGGCGAACGACCCGGACGACCACCGGTACATCTGGGCGGCGGAGCGGGGCCCGAACTTCCAGCCGTCGCCCGGCAGCCGCGAGGGTTTCTACCTGCCGAACTACTTCCCCGTGCAGCCCGCGCTGAACTTCGGCTACGGGCGGCCGAACGAGGCCGAGCCGTGGCGCCAGCCGGTGGACGCCGAAGGGCCGCGGGAAAACCGGCAGGCCCTGCGCGACATCATGGACTTCTGGATGGGCTACGGCATCGCCGGGTTCCGCGTCGACATGGCGCCGTTCCTGATCAAGGACGACCCCGGCCTCGTCGAGACGTCGAAGCTGTGGCGCGACGTGCGCGAGTGGATCGACCGCGCGCACCCCGGCACGGTGCTGCTGTCGGAGTGGAACGACCCGAAGGTCGCTGTCCCGGCCGGGTTCGACGCGGACTTCTTCATGCACTACGGGGAAAGCCGCGCGTTCCGTTCGCTGTTCCACAACCGCGCCGTCTACGACATGACGTGGGAAGACCCGCGACCGGCCTACTTCGACGCGGCGGGCCAGGGCTCGATCGACGTGTTCCTCGCCGAATGGGCGACGACGACGGCGTCGATCGGCGACCGCGGCCACGTCATCCTGCCCACGGCGAACCACGACTGGCCGCGCCTGGTGGCGGGTTCCCGCTCGGCCCGGCACGCGCGCAGCGCGCTGGTGTTCCTGCTGACGTGGCCGACGCTGCCGGCGATCTACTACGGCGACGAGATCGGCACGCAGTACCAGCCCGGCCTGCCCGACCACGAGGGCAGCCTGCTGCAGGTCTTCGAAGACGGCTTCAACCGCGCGGGTTCGCGCACGCCGATGCAGTGGGACGCGGCGGATCCGGAGGTCACGTACCTGCCGCCGAACCCGTCCCCGACCCGGCCGGACGTGGCCTCCCAGCAGGCCGACCCGGACTCGAACCTGAACCTCGTCCGCGAGCTGATCGCCCTGCGCAAGGCGAACCCGGCGCTCGGCGCCCGGGGCGAGGTTTCGATCGTGCGGGCCGGCTACCCGTTCGTCTACCGCCGCGGCGAATTCACCGTGGTGGTCAACCCGGCCCTGCGCCCGGCGACGCTGACCGTCCCGGACCCCGGCGAGCTGATCCTCGGCCAGGGCACGAGCTACGACGCGGCGGGCCTGCACGTCTCGGGCTACGGCTACGGCATTTACCGGGCCGCCGCAGACTGA
- a CDS encoding dihydrofolate reductase family protein, producing MARVVVHAVVSLDGYIAYPDDSVGPLFDWYSNGDVTIRANDEWSFNVSQASADYVQPFWDAIKVTVIGRHLFDTFDGWGGKPASADELVVVTHRPLPDEWLARFPDAPFHTADSIENGINLAKKLAGDGLVCVAAGDVAGQAFSAGLVDEVALDVAPVVFGEGKRYFGSHAGTVQLEDPDVVIQGDRVLHLHYNVKR from the coding sequence ATGGCCCGAGTTGTCGTACACGCCGTGGTCTCGCTGGACGGCTACATCGCCTACCCGGACGACTCGGTCGGGCCGCTGTTCGACTGGTACTCGAACGGCGACGTCACGATCCGCGCCAACGACGAGTGGTCGTTCAACGTCAGCCAGGCGTCCGCGGACTACGTGCAGCCCTTCTGGGACGCCATCAAGGTCACGGTGATCGGCCGGCACCTGTTCGACACGTTCGACGGCTGGGGCGGAAAGCCCGCGTCCGCCGACGAGCTCGTCGTCGTCACCCACCGGCCGCTGCCGGACGAGTGGCTGGCCCGGTTCCCGGACGCGCCCTTCCACACGGCCGACTCGATCGAGAACGGCATCAACCTGGCCAAGAAGCTCGCCGGTGACGGGCTGGTCTGCGTGGCCGCCGGTGACGTCGCCGGGCAGGCGTTCTCGGCCGGGCTCGTCGACGAGGTCGCGCTGGACGTCGCGCCGGTCGTCTTCGGCGAGGGCAAGCGGTACTTCGGCAGCCACGCCGGCACCGTCCAGCTCGAAGACCCGGACGTCGTCATCCAGGGCGACCGCGTGCTGCACCTGCACTACAACGTCAAGCGCTGA
- a CDS encoding VOC family protein, producing the protein MSGAAGGGVRRFEHVGVIVDDLEAVTAFFADLGFEVAAPMRIEDEWVERILGLEGVRLEMVMVNAPDGSGKLELTKFHHPVDPATDSADAQAPAVNRLGFRHIAYIVENLDSTIERIRAKGLDTIGEIVNYENIFRMCYVRGPEGLIVELAEESN; encoded by the coding sequence ATGAGCGGTGCGGCCGGGGGTGGCGTGCGGCGGTTCGAGCACGTCGGTGTGATCGTCGACGACCTCGAAGCGGTGACGGCTTTCTTCGCCGACCTCGGCTTCGAAGTCGCCGCGCCGATGCGGATCGAAGACGAGTGGGTCGAGCGGATCCTCGGACTCGAGGGCGTGCGGCTGGAAATGGTGATGGTCAACGCGCCGGACGGGAGCGGAAAACTGGAGCTGACCAAGTTCCACCACCCGGTCGACCCGGCGACGGATTCAGCGGACGCGCAGGCACCGGCGGTGAACCGGTTGGGGTTCCGGCACATCGCGTACATCGTCGAGAATCTGGACAGCACGATCGAGCGAATTCGGGCAAAAGGACTGGACACCATCGGCGAGATCGTCAATTACGAAAACATCTTCCGGATGTGCTACGTCCGCGGTCCCGAAGGTCTCATCGTCGAACTCGCCGAGGAGAGCAATTAG
- a CDS encoding TIGR03086 family metal-binding protein — MDLPTLLERAFRTTADVVAAIEPAAWNGPSPCQRWSVRQVGNHMLGMVGLATQAATGPALDPADSQPDRLEHLAHTERLGADPAATVRALGDRCVTAFSEPGILDRVTPGKGGADTPGSVHALMCLNEVLTHGWDLASGGGIAYAPDAEVVAAAQKFAAVLVGPEARALGMFGPPVEVGADADLLTAHLGHVGRRSPWPGAQAAA; from the coding sequence ATGGACCTGCCCACACTGCTCGAGCGCGCTTTCCGGACGACGGCGGACGTGGTGGCCGCCATCGAACCGGCGGCCTGGAACGGGCCGAGCCCGTGCCAACGGTGGTCGGTCCGCCAGGTCGGCAACCACATGCTCGGCATGGTCGGGTTGGCGACGCAGGCGGCGACCGGGCCGGCGCTGGACCCCGCGGACTCGCAGCCGGACCGGCTGGAGCACCTGGCGCACACCGAACGGCTCGGCGCGGACCCCGCGGCCACCGTTCGCGCGCTCGGGGACCGATGCGTCACCGCCTTTTCCGAGCCGGGGATCCTCGACCGGGTCACCCCGGGCAAGGGCGGCGCGGACACGCCCGGTTCGGTGCACGCCTTGATGTGCCTCAACGAGGTGCTCACCCACGGCTGGGACCTGGCGAGCGGCGGCGGGATCGCCTACGCGCCCGACGCCGAGGTCGTCGCCGCGGCACAGAAGTTCGCTGCCGTGCTCGTCGGGCCCGAAGCGCGGGCGCTCGGGATGTTCGGGCCGCCCGTGGAAGTCGGGGCGGACGCCGACCTGCTGACCGCGCACCTGGGTCACGTGGGGCGCCGGTCGCCGTGGCCGGGGGCGCAGGCGGCCGCGTAG
- a CDS encoding peptidase inhibitor family I36 protein, which translates to MSSSRLRSRLPQLLVLAVLGLLTSTGVAQAASPPPDPACQKGEFCLWSADAYGGESQRFDLRTANPGECIPLPEGFAGSSFANLMSRDVTVYQDEECSTEGDFITYPGGGTFVPNAPFLVRAVQIWE; encoded by the coding sequence ATGTCTTCGAGCCGTCTCCGTTCCCGGCTGCCGCAGTTGCTGGTCCTGGCCGTGCTGGGGTTGCTGACCAGCACCGGAGTGGCCCAGGCCGCTTCGCCGCCGCCGGATCCCGCCTGTCAGAAGGGCGAATTCTGCCTCTGGTCGGCAGACGCCTACGGCGGCGAGTCCCAGCGGTTCGACCTGCGCACCGCGAATCCCGGGGAATGCATTCCGCTGCCCGAAGGATTCGCGGGATCCTCGTTCGCGAATCTGATGAGCCGTGACGTCACGGTGTACCAGGACGAGGAATGCTCGACCGAGGGCGATTTCATCACCTACCCGGGTGGCGGCACGTTCGTGCCGAACGCGCCGTTCCTCGTCCGCGCGGTCCAGATCTGGGAATGA
- a CDS encoding MFS transporter gives MRDRVAVFTVFALNGLAIGSWATRTPALAAQVHASPGVFGLALLGASVGLLSAASVAGRVVERLGARAVVAGTTVLAAVALVLIGYAPGVPLLAGALFVVGASVGMLDVAMNVAAVAVERRARRPVMPVFHAGFSVGALAGSLAAGLAAGHGWSPARHLTTAAVVAVVVLLVVVRAVPGSRPEHAAAVTGRRAPIRRPVLWLLAAVALCSAVAEGAAADWSALLMTAERGVGQGAAALAFAGFQLVMALARLAGPWAQRRFGPTRCLVAGAALATAGFLATATVPAAVVAYAGFALAGAGLAASFPLALSLAGDAGKRGDGAGGEREIGFVSAVAYAGFLAGPPIIGGIAQAVGFGAAFGFVALVAALILPAAVAARRSRRREAAGQPAPEVTRGASDPG, from the coding sequence ATGCGGGATCGGGTCGCGGTGTTCACCGTGTTCGCCCTCAACGGCCTGGCGATCGGCTCGTGGGCGACGCGCACGCCCGCGCTGGCCGCCCAGGTGCACGCCTCGCCCGGCGTGTTCGGGCTCGCGCTGCTCGGCGCCAGCGTCGGCCTGCTCTCGGCCGCCTCGGTGGCCGGAAGGGTCGTCGAACGCCTCGGGGCCAGGGCGGTCGTGGCCGGGACCACGGTCCTGGCGGCCGTCGCCCTGGTGCTGATCGGCTACGCGCCGGGCGTCCCGCTGCTGGCCGGCGCGCTGTTCGTGGTCGGGGCGAGCGTCGGGATGCTCGACGTCGCGATGAACGTCGCCGCGGTGGCCGTCGAACGCCGGGCCCGGCGGCCGGTCATGCCGGTCTTCCACGCCGGGTTCAGCGTGGGCGCGCTCGCCGGTTCGCTGGCCGCGGGGCTCGCCGCGGGACACGGCTGGTCACCGGCGCGCCACCTGACCACCGCGGCCGTCGTCGCGGTCGTGGTGCTGCTGGTGGTGGTCCGCGCGGTCCCGGGCAGCCGTCCGGAGCACGCCGCCGCGGTCACCGGCCGCCGGGCGCCGATCCGCCGTCCGGTGCTGTGGCTGCTCGCCGCGGTGGCGCTGTGCTCGGCGGTCGCCGAGGGCGCGGCGGCGGACTGGTCGGCGCTGCTGATGACCGCCGAACGCGGCGTGGGCCAGGGGGCGGCGGCGCTGGCGTTCGCCGGGTTCCAGCTGGTCATGGCACTGGCACGGCTGGCGGGACCGTGGGCGCAACGGCGGTTCGGGCCGACCCGCTGCCTGGTCGCGGGCGCGGCGCTGGCGACGGCCGGCTTCCTCGCGACGGCCACGGTGCCGGCCGCTGTCGTCGCCTACGCCGGCTTCGCGCTGGCCGGTGCGGGGCTCGCGGCTTCGTTCCCCCTCGCGCTGAGCCTCGCCGGTGACGCGGGGAAACGCGGTGACGGGGCCGGTGGGGAGCGCGAGATCGGGTTCGTGTCGGCCGTCGCCTACGCCGGGTTCCTCGCCGGGCCGCCGATCATCGGGGGGATCGCGCAGGCGGTCGGGTTCGGGGCCGCGTTCGGGTTCGTCGCGCTGGTCGCGGCGCTGATCCTGCCCGCGGCGGTGGCGGCCCGGCGGTCGCGGCGCCGGGAGGCAGCCGGGCAGCCCGCGCCGGAGGTCACCCGTGGGGCATCGGATCCCGGTTGA
- a CDS encoding YcaO-like family protein translates to MTALHEGLPGRSGERRSAPGSGPIVTRLRSFAGLAGTPAALHLAVADIRDVRAELPWQGDLQGFGTSWDDPAHARVSARGEAVERYCATRPPRDVVHGSHDDLVARGLTALSPGRLALYSPRQYATPGFPFTPFLPSSPVHWVRATSLGGGDVHVPAFLVHTGWPHVPKASEEPLHAFPAIGGTAAGETLEAAIRSGLQEIVEHDASAVWWLNGAPQPTLAPTPRLASLAGADEVRFWSIANAFGVPVLAAAVRSPEGWLTVGTATRPDPEQAALKALAEAYTLQITCRTLDDRDALSAIIAGYGGRPGPLRPWRAERDYADHYGPADLVELLCHQQFHLDPRAGAAALAWATGGPPLDWAAIPRPADDSLDALLACVAAAGHEVLYVDLTTPEAAADGVRVVRVLVPGTVGTAPAAYPPLGLRRVQDLGVRLGWHPEPLDEEQLNRDPMPHG, encoded by the coding sequence ATGACCGCTCTGCACGAAGGGCTGCCCGGCCGGAGCGGTGAACGCCGTTCCGCGCCGGGCTCCGGCCCGATCGTCACCCGGTTGCGGTCCTTCGCCGGCCTGGCAGGCACTCCGGCGGCCCTGCACCTCGCGGTGGCCGACATCCGCGACGTCCGGGCCGAACTGCCGTGGCAGGGCGACCTGCAGGGCTTCGGCACATCGTGGGACGACCCGGCGCACGCACGCGTGTCCGCCCGGGGCGAGGCGGTGGAGCGGTACTGCGCGACCCGGCCGCCCCGCGACGTCGTCCACGGCAGCCACGACGACCTGGTCGCGCGCGGGCTGACCGCGCTGTCCCCCGGCCGGCTCGCGCTGTATTCGCCGCGCCAGTACGCCACCCCCGGGTTCCCGTTCACGCCGTTCCTCCCCTCTTCGCCCGTGCACTGGGTCCGCGCCACCTCGCTCGGCGGCGGCGACGTCCACGTGCCCGCCTTCCTGGTCCACACCGGCTGGCCCCACGTCCCGAAGGCGTCCGAGGAGCCCCTCCACGCGTTCCCGGCGATCGGCGGCACGGCGGCGGGCGAGACCCTCGAAGCCGCGATCCGGTCCGGCTTGCAGGAAATCGTCGAACACGACGCCTCGGCGGTCTGGTGGCTCAACGGCGCGCCCCAGCCCACCCTGGCCCCGACCCCGCGCCTGGCCTCACTGGCCGGTGCCGACGAGGTCCGGTTCTGGTCGATCGCGAACGCGTTCGGCGTGCCGGTGCTCGCCGCGGCGGTCCGGTCGCCCGAGGGCTGGCTGACGGTCGGCACGGCGACGCGGCCCGACCCCGAGCAGGCGGCCCTGAAGGCGCTGGCGGAGGCGTACACACTGCAGATCACGTGCCGCACGCTCGACGACCGCGACGCGCTCTCGGCGATCATCGCGGGCTACGGCGGCCGCCCGGGCCCGTTGCGCCCGTGGCGGGCGGAGCGGGACTACGCCGACCACTACGGCCCGGCGGACCTCGTGGAGCTGCTGTGCCACCAGCAGTTCCACCTCGACCCGCGAGCCGGCGCGGCGGCACTGGCCTGGGCGACGGGCGGGCCGCCCCTCGACTGGGCGGCGATCCCACGGCCGGCGGACGACTCGCTCGACGCCCTGCTGGCGTGCGTCGCGGCGGCGGGGCACGAGGTCCTGTACGTCGACCTGACAACGCCGGAAGCGGCGGCGGACGGCGTGCGGGTGGTGCGCGTCCTGGTGCCGGGCACGGTGGGAACGGCGCCGGCCGCCTACCCGCCACTGGGCCTGCGGCGCGTCCAGGACCTGGGGGTGCGGCTGGGGTGGCACCCGGAGCCGCTGGACGAGGAGCAGCTCAACCGGGATCCGATGCCCCACGGGTGA
- a CDS encoding MFS transporter: MFWWIWISLLVNWAGAFTRPVLALSLTAGHGYPVSYAGFVIALIGLGGVLGTVAGGVLADRLGRRPTLVLAHVVTAVAMVALGAASGRWQLEAAAFAVGVGSVAARPAMNAALADVVPPADRPRAFSLNYWAVNVGVAVSAALTGVMVGFGYPVVFIADAAATALCALVVLLKVPETRPPFTPRARVARPPLRFDLRFAVFLLATLAIGSVYEQSATTLPVVMVGAGLTAGAFGLVQALNGLLIAFLQLPLTRWARRHRRRPLLVASALLIGWGFGLNFFAEGLLGYAVIALVWTVGEMLQMPVGSSVAADRAPSTQRGRYAALYTGAWSAAALLGPAGGGWLLDRGGPAAVWLACAALGALAAAGFAVGTKLPREVAASDARNGEHSPDPATGTGGGPSMERVAP, encoded by the coding sequence GTGTTCTGGTGGATCTGGATCAGCCTCCTGGTCAACTGGGCCGGCGCCTTCACCCGGCCCGTGCTCGCGCTGTCGCTGACGGCCGGGCACGGGTACCCGGTGTCCTACGCCGGGTTCGTCATCGCCCTGATCGGGCTGGGTGGCGTGCTCGGCACCGTGGCCGGCGGCGTCCTCGCCGACCGGCTGGGCCGGCGGCCGACCCTCGTGCTGGCGCACGTCGTCACCGCGGTGGCGATGGTCGCGCTCGGCGCGGCGAGCGGGCGCTGGCAGCTCGAAGCGGCGGCCTTCGCCGTCGGCGTCGGTTCCGTGGCGGCCCGGCCGGCGATGAACGCCGCGCTCGCCGACGTCGTGCCGCCCGCCGACCGGCCGCGCGCCTTCTCGCTCAACTACTGGGCGGTCAACGTCGGCGTCGCCGTCTCCGCCGCGCTCACCGGCGTGATGGTGGGCTTCGGCTACCCCGTCGTGTTCATCGCCGACGCCGCCGCGACCGCGTTGTGCGCGCTCGTCGTGCTGCTGAAGGTGCCCGAAACCCGGCCGCCGTTCACCCCACGGGCCCGCGTCGCCCGGCCGCCCTTGCGGTTCGACCTGCGGTTCGCCGTCTTCCTGCTCGCCACCCTCGCGATCGGCTCCGTCTACGAACAGAGCGCGACGACGCTGCCGGTCGTCATGGTCGGCGCCGGGCTCACCGCGGGCGCGTTCGGCCTCGTACAGGCCTTGAACGGGCTGCTCATCGCGTTCCTGCAGCTCCCGCTGACCCGGTGGGCGCGCCGGCACCGGCGACGACCGCTGCTGGTGGCGAGCGCGCTGCTGATCGGCTGGGGCTTCGGGCTCAACTTCTTCGCCGAGGGGCTGCTCGGCTACGCCGTCATCGCCCTGGTCTGGACGGTCGGGGAAATGCTGCAGATGCCCGTCGGCAGCTCCGTGGCGGCCGACCGGGCACCCAGCACGCAGCGCGGCCGGTACGCGGCCCTCTACACCGGCGCGTGGTCGGCCGCGGCCCTGCTCGGGCCGGCCGGCGGCGGCTGGCTGCTGGACCGCGGTGGCCCCGCGGCCGTGTGGCTGGCCTGCGCCGCGCTCGGCGCGCTGGCCGCCGCGGGGTTCGCGGTCGGTACCAAGCTTCCGCGCGAGGTGGCCGCCTCGGACGCGCGGAACGGGGAGCACTCCCCGGATCCCGCCACCGGAACCGGTGGTGGGCCGTCGATGGAAAGGGTAGCGCCATGA
- a CDS encoding sensor histidine kinase encodes MLLGGAGALAGGSGRWGALSLVQGAVPRLVLVPVVFRLVLFLQALWAAGGRTAPVLWLAVAFFLVPNLLEVAWVFRRATGIRPVLVADTAYTLVTSLAAAAFAPGLLGLTWPNIMGTVMVWTLLRGAPAGAAAIAGAVLLRYGTAAVSGTSAPATWILPALLAAAATALAIVLLVAGSMRFAHRLGEQRGRAAERERHRRDVHDTVLQVMESLALPAPDDALDPVGRLDQVRRTARAHALRLRLSLDGDAPAEPGGLEHRLGALAVEMTADGLRVDLVVLAKPSDVPEAVVNALHDAAREALRNTLKHAKTARAVVCLEEREGVITVSVRDHGTGFDPGARRAGFGIDNSIHARLAEVGGAARIDSAPGQGTRVVLTAPLELRFPVG; translated from the coding sequence GTGCTGCTCGGCGGAGCGGGGGCGCTCGCCGGCGGGAGCGGTCGGTGGGGTGCGCTTTCGCTGGTGCAGGGCGCCGTACCGAGGCTCGTGCTGGTGCCGGTCGTGTTCCGGCTGGTGCTGTTCCTCCAGGCGCTGTGGGCCGCGGGCGGGCGCACGGCGCCGGTGCTCTGGCTCGCCGTGGCGTTCTTCCTCGTGCCGAACCTCCTCGAGGTCGCCTGGGTCTTCCGCCGCGCCACCGGCATCCGCCCGGTGCTGGTCGCCGACACCGCGTACACGCTCGTCACCAGCCTGGCCGCGGCGGCGTTCGCGCCCGGCCTGCTGGGGCTGACCTGGCCGAACATCATGGGCACGGTCATGGTCTGGACCCTGCTGCGCGGCGCGCCCGCCGGCGCGGCGGCCATCGCCGGAGCCGTGCTCCTGCGCTACGGCACGGCCGCGGTCTCGGGCACGTCCGCGCCGGCGACGTGGATCCTGCCGGCCCTGCTCGCGGCCGCGGCGACGGCGCTGGCGATCGTGCTGCTGGTCGCCGGCTCGATGCGGTTCGCGCACCGGCTGGGCGAGCAGCGCGGCCGAGCCGCCGAACGCGAGCGGCACCGCCGGGACGTCCACGACACCGTGCTGCAGGTGATGGAGTCCCTCGCCCTGCCCGCCCCCGACGACGCGCTCGACCCCGTCGGCAGGCTCGACCAGGTCCGGCGCACCGCCCGGGCGCACGCGCTGCGCCTGCGGCTGAGCCTCGACGGCGACGCGCCCGCCGAGCCGGGTGGGCTCGAACACCGCCTCGGCGCGTTGGCGGTCGAGATGACAGCGGACGGCCTGCGCGTCGACCTCGTCGTGCTCGCGAAGCCTTCGGACGTACCCGAAGCCGTCGTCAACGCATTGCACGACGCGGCCCGCGAAGCGCTGCGAAACACCCTTAAGCACGCGAAGACCGCCAGAGCGGTGGTCTGCCTCGAAGAGCGCGAAGGCGTCATCACGGTGTCCGTGCGCGACCACGGGACCGGCTTCGACCCCGGCGCCCGCCGCGCCGGGTTCGGCATCGACAACTCCATCCACGCGCGGCTGGCCGAGGTCGGCGGTGCCGCGCGCATCGATTCGGCGCCGGGGCAGGGCACCCGCGTCGTGCTGACGGCCCCGCTAGAGCTGCGTTTCCCCGTCGGGTGA